The Desulfonatronum lacustre DSM 10312 region CATGCTGGAGGACCTGGACCGGACCAGCCCGCTGGGGCGGATCATCCCGCAGCAGATCGGCTCCCGCTTCGCCCAGCACGGCATGCACATGGTGGACGTGCGCCTGCGCACCCAGTCCCTGCTGGTGCGCAAGGGCCAGGGCGAGTTCGCGCTGTCCCGGGAACTGGACAAAATCAACCGGGACATCAACGCCTTCGCCGTGCTCACCGGCACCTACTCCGTGGTCTACGGCCGGGTCTACGTCACGGCCATGATCCTGCGCAGCACCGACGGCGCGCTGCTGGCCTCCCTGGATTACTTCCTGCCCGTGGACCGTAGATCTCTACGACCAGGCGGCTTGGAAACCGCGCCCCCAGCTTTTCAGGTCCCTGGAGAGCTTCCCGAGCCCTTTGACGGCACGATTCAGCCATCCGTTCTGACGCGGCTGTCCTTTTTCCGCGACCGCGTCATGGGCGGCGAGCTCCAGGGTTGAGGTCGTCGTCAAGGAGCCTTGGGTCGTTGGATCTTCGGCGACGGAGGGGTCGTCTTGGGCTGGAATTTCACTCGCTCCGTCTATCGTTGAACCGCTGAACAACTGAACCAGGAACCTCCCCCGTTACATATAGCTCTCCATCAACCGCGTCAGCTTTACCCTGTCCGGGGTGCGCCCGAAGAGGGGGCCTTCCTGGAGGACGGGGAAGTGGGATTCGAAGGTGGGACGGGATTCGTCGCGGCGGATCACGCCGATGGGGATGCGGTCGCCGAACATCCGGGCCAGGGTCATGGCCTGATTCCAGTCCGCGGGGTCGTG contains the following coding sequences:
- a CDS encoding FlgO family outer membrane protein, coding for MLRKMFPESRRCGFAMLWLAGLWLVGFWLVGCSRPHGPYIAHQPAVELITVHYTVADTLYEALCKPEVCEMPLLMSSFVMLEDLDRTSPLGRIIPQQIGSRFAQHGMHMVDVRLRTQSLLVRKGQGEFALSRELDKINRDINAFAVLTGTYSVVYGRVYVTAMILRSTDGALLASLDYFLPVDRRSLRPGGLETAPPAFQVPGELPEPFDGTIQPSVLTRLSFFRDRVMGGELQG